A single window of Oncorhynchus clarkii lewisi isolate Uvic-CL-2024 chromosome 10, UVic_Ocla_1.0, whole genome shotgun sequence DNA harbors:
- the LOC139419504 gene encoding collagenase 3-like: protein MKTFNLCLLLINLAIVVHSLPISPPSEEDEALAETYLKRFFNLTEETGPAFKRGPSQRSRKVSEMQTFFGLKVTGTLDAETVTMMKKPRCGVPDVQLSRFTTFDNRKWQTNQVTYRIENYTPDMTVAEVDNSIERALQVWAKVSPLRFTRIYSGIADIMISFGTRNHGDSYPFDGPDGTLAHAFSPGADIGGDAHFDDDESFSFSSTRGYNLFLVAAHEFGHSLGLSHSTDPGALMYPVYSYTDPSTFSLPRDDVNGIQHIYGPNTDVNPKPDKPDPTPPSTPNACDPTLVLDAVTTLRGEKMFFKGRFFWRSYSQSSKPQQSLIKNYWPELPDNINAAYESQLSDRVFLFKDSQVWALYGYDIVPGYPRNLKSLGLPSTVNKVDAALYDEDSRKTLFFVDDNYYSYDEAMKRMDKGFPKRVDEGFPGMTSKVTAAFQVRGFTYLYSGSYMFEYSMRTRRQLRVLRNNYFLPC, encoded by the exons ATGAAGACTTTCAATCTGTGCTTACTACTAATCAACCTGGCAATAGTGGTTCACTCTTTGCCAATCTCGCCACCTAGTGAAGAAGATGAAGCCCTTGCAGAG ACGTACCTGAAGAGGTTTTTTAACCTGACAGAGGAGACGGGTCCTGCGTTCAAACGGGGGCCCAGCCAGCGGAGCAGGAAGGTCAGCGAGATGCAAACTTTCTTTGGCCTCAAGGTGACAGGAACCTTGGACGCTGAGACTGTGACAATGATGAAGAAGCCACGCTGTGGGGTACCTGATGTCCAACTCAGCCGCTTCACCACCTTCGACAATCGCAAGTGGCAGACCAATCAGGTTACCTACAG GATTGAGAACTACACCCCTGACATGACTGTGGCTGAGGTGGACAACTCCATAGAGAGAGCACTGCAGGTGTGGGCCAAGGTCTCCCCCCTGAGGTTTACCCGCATCTACAGTGGCATCGCTGACATCATGATCTCATTCGGCACCAGAA ATCATGGTGATTCTTACCCCTTCGATGGCCCTGATGGCACCCTGGCCCATGCCTTCTCCCCCGGTGCTGACATTGGAGGAGATGCTCATTTTGACGATGACGAGTCCTTCAGCTTCAGCTCAACCAGAG GGTACAACCTGTTCTTGGTGGCTGCCCATGAGTTTGGCCATTCCCTCGGTCTCAGCCACTCCACCGACCCTGGAGCACTGATGTACCCAGTGTACAGCTACACAgaccccagcaccttctctctgcCCCGCGATGACGTCAACGGTATCCAGCACATCTATG GTCCAAACACAGATGTGAACCCCAAACCAGACAAGCCAGATCCTACACCCCCTTCCACCCCTAATGCCTGTGACCCCACCCTAGTTTTGGATGCTGTCACCACTCTACGTGGGGAGAAGATGTTCTTCAAGGGCAG GTTCTTCTGGCGTAGCTACTCTCAGAGCAGCAAACCACAACAGAGCCTCATCAAGAACTACTGGCCCGAACTCCCCGACAACATCAATGCTGCTTACGAGAGCCAGCTATCTGACAGAGTGTTCCTCTTCAAAG ATAGTCAGGTCTGGGCTCTCTACGGCTATGACATCGTCCCCGGTTATCCCAGAAACCTGAAGAGCTTGGGCCTGCCCAGTACCGTGAATAAAGTTGACGCCGCCCTGTACGATGAAGATTCTCGCAAGACCTTGTTCTTCGTTGATGACAACTACTACAG TTACGACGAGGCAATGAAAAGGATGGACAAAGGTTTCCCCAAGCGTGTGGATGAAGGGTTCCCAGGCATGACAAGCAAAGTGACTGCAGCCTTCCAAGTCCGAG GCTTTACCTACCTCTATAGTGGCTCCTATATGTTTGAGTACAGCATGAGGACCAGGAGACAGTTACGCGTGCTAAGAAACAACTACTTCCTGCCCTGTTAG